The window ACAATACCGAGAGACTCGATGATTGCAAAATTACCCGTGTGCTACACTTGCTCATTCGACCCCAACTACTGTCCAGAACTCAACCTATTCTTCAATCTATCTCAAAGAATGAATCAGTTCAACTTGCCGTCAAAAAGTATTTACGGACTACTTTTTCAAATAAATGGTGTTTGGGGTCCAGACCCAATCATGTTTCAAAACAAACTAGATTCAGCATTTGAAAAAACACACATTGGTTCTATTACAGGACAAAAAACATATCCGAACAAATAATCATTTCCGAAAATATTATTGAAATCATCGATAATAACAGTAATACTGTTCAAGCCCTTCTTCGAATTTCAACAATTGAGATTGCATCCTAAATTCTTCAATTCTCAGTTCTCTTTCATCCGCAATTAATTCCTTTCCGAAACTGAGTACGTGATTGAGCTTCTCTTTGAAACTGTTTAACCACTCCAAATAATCTAGAAACTTTTTCTTGCGATATTTTCGAGGTAGCACTTGTAAATAAATCGATATCAAAAAATTGAGAATCCTTACCACTATAACAGAATAATTATTTAGCGAAGAATGAATTTTACTAGAAGGGAAGTTCATATTTGAAAATCCAAAGAAACGTTCTAAGTATTTCAAATACTGTTCGGGATTATCATTGAGAAATTCGAACGGCATGATGAGCACATTCTCATTACCGAATAAATTCCTGTAAATATCAATCACACAGTCATAATTGTACATTGTCAAAGTCAGGTGTTGCTCCGTTCTTACCACCTTTTTGAAAGAATCTGTTCCTCCTCCGAATAAGTACTGTGAATACAATGAAGGAATAAGTGACTGATACCCCCTTACCACTATCAGAATCTTGGCATCGGGAAACAACCGTTTCAATTGGGTCGCGGTTTCTATCTGCTTCGCTTTTATGTCATAGTTCATATTGTATCGAGATTGATCAAGATCTGAATCATCTCCTGGCCAAATGGAAAGTAACTCTTCACTCAAAATATCGAACAGAAACCGCTCATCACATCTGGCCAATTGATCATCAATGAGCCCCGTTTTCACGTAGTTTTTGAATCTTTCCCTATCATGATGAATTTCGGGATGCGCACTAA of the Flavobacteriales bacterium genome contains:
- a CDS encoding sulfotransferase, yielding MAQKRIIHIGFPKTGSTFLQRYFSAHPEIHHDRERFKNYVKTGLIDDQLARCDERFLFDILSEELLSIWPGDDSDLDQSRYNMNYDIKAKQIETATQLKRLFPDAKILIVVRGYQSLIPSLYSQYLFGGGTDSFKKVVRTEQHLTLTMYNYDCVIDIYRNLFGNENVLIMPFEFLNDNPEQYLKYLERFFGFSNMNFPSSKIHSSLNNYSVIVVRILNFLISIYLQVLPRKYRKKKFLDYLEWLNSFKEKLNHVLSFGKELIADERELRIEEFRMQSQLLKFEEGLEQYYCYYR